One segment of Anopheles stephensi strain Indian chromosome 3, UCI_ANSTEP_V1.0, whole genome shotgun sequence DNA contains the following:
- the LOC118514328 gene encoding uncharacterized protein LOC118514328 isoform X3, with product MSRQYLLVLAVALCALAVHSSPALKPDLPKAQDPLYNKILAETTRSVMDAHDRHYNKMLPQPDENLINSDISEDEDGDEDDAMANDDILPKKAADLNPMYAQRGKQPAKPEVSTVGSVAINKVKINEDIDSYEEVLLKGNGKSVDIDDSYQVEDLSSSEVLTFEEDKPVPAEKSVKTSPPSTTLKPKSTTTGKQNVEILDQYDEDADMDYQYTYDDDEDNDDDEDDDDDDDDEDAEELPPQKAGKNVNSEAKKQTKPVKKTKEQNKTAAKGTDESYYYDDEDDDDDDYNVDSSNSTYCPRGCICERNMHSYMVATCSRLDLETQKFTSAITDLQVLDVGPKYPIELGPEFFKKIGLSHVVSIKITNCTIVYISPQAFAGLDVLYSVNLTNSGIDMIHPDTFANNTKLRLLTLSGNDLSAMQSVNHNTPYMDYMLKAPTVEELDISRCKLQELQPNAFNELKNIIYINLSENNLSNLPEGIFDNVETIEELDLSANNIAELPKNIFAKTSLAILHLKHNKISNNVDFVTADLQKLDVSFCQIRTINNQMFKGMEGLTNLILKGNHIEKIKPMAFISLSSLRQIDLSYNNLEQISAQTFIGNKMLDIIRMNNNPRLKRLPNEGFESSYNGTFNVYLMDISNCDISELADNTFKTMPQLTRLNLAWNNLQTIRPPVMAHLSKLMDLDLSNNMITELDEKTFQNNRNLNSLNLSGNQISSLASKIFHPLQYLSELDISDCDLRTIWDDSAVKAKREEVLPNLKRLNASYNEISEVFVSDLASMAKLRVLDIRNNSLSCNGRFPTLIDWLQQKQISMADNSHDHVTHAEMNVLRTDNSVSLKQWGQFAWEICQGGSGDPDNTLSYSETEEDYDEDEEDDSEDADAEVTADTNAKSNKIVDSKNELDEYSDETADSDSDDNDNADADSEDDEDDEDADDDDDEDEEEEDDVQERENILDAANGIQQIEQDILTGKLNNNADDDDDEYEDDSEGTNVDDVVILENASMFALSTVALMVSCIVIGSLIMVLLVAKIVGLIFKRRGERYRQALLASKNSFVYQKLTEDIVAPKVPKVHRYEPINQV from the exons ATGAGCCGCCAGTATCTACTGGTGCTCGCGGTAGCGCTCTGTGCGCTTGCCGTGCACTCCAGTCCGGCCCTCAAGCCGGACCTACCGAAGGCACAGGATCcgctgtacaataaaatactGGCCGAAACGACGCGCTCGGTCATGGATGCGCACGATCGGCACTACAACAAGATGTTGCCCCAGCCGGACGAAAATCTGATCAACTCAGACATCAGTGAAGACGAGGACGGGGATGAAGATGACGCGATGGCGAACGATGATATACTACCGAAGAAAGCCGCCGACCTGAATCCGATGTATGCGCAGCGAGGCAAACAACCGGCAAAGCCGGAAGTGTCCACCGTCG GTTCGGTAGCCATCAACAAGGTAAAAATCAACGAAGATATCGATAGTTACGAGGAGGTGCTGCTGAAGGGTAACGGCAAGAGCGTG GACATTGATGATTCATATCAAGTGGAGGATCTGAGCAGTTCTGAGGTTCTTACCTTCGAGGAGGAT AAACCGGTACCAGCTGAGAAGTCGGTCAAGACGTCACCGCCGAGCACAACGCTGAAACCGAAGagtaccaccaccggcaagcAGAATGTGGAAATTCTTGACCAGTACGATGAAGATGCCGATATGGACTACCAGTACACctacgatgacgatgaggacaatgatgacgatgaggatgacgatgatgatgatgacgatgaggatgCGGAAGAGCTGCCTCCTCAGAAGGCTGGTAAGAACGTGAACAGCGAGGCCAAGAAGCAGACCAAGCCGGTCAAGAAGACCAAGGAGCAGAACAAAACTGCCGCCAAGGGT ACCGATGAATCTTACTACTACGACGAcgaggatgacgatgatgatgactacAACGTTGACTCGTCCAACAGCACCTACTGTCCACGGGGATGTATCTGCGAGCGTAACATGCACTCGTACATGGTGGCCACCTGCAGCCGTCTCGATCTGGAAACGCAAAAGTTCACCTCCGCCATCACCGATCTGCAGGTGCTGGACGTTGGGCCCAAGTACCCGATCGAGCTGGGACCGGAGTTCTTCAAAAAGATTGGCCTCAGCCACGTCGTGTCGATCAAGATCACCAACTGCACGATCGTGTACATTAGCCCGCAGGCGTTTGCCGGTCTGGACGTCCTGTACTCGGTCAACCTGACCAACTCGGGCATTGACATGATCCATCCGGACACGTTCGCGAACAACACGAAGCTCCGCTTGCTCACCCTCTCGGGTAACGATTTGAGCGCGATGCAAAGCGTAAACCACAACACCCCGTACATGGACTACATGCTGAAGGCACCGACCGTGGAGGAGCTGGACATTTCACGCTGCAAGCTGCAGGAACTGCAGCCGAACGCGTTCAACGAGCTGAAGAACATCATCTACATCAACCTGTCCGAGAACAATCTGAGCAATCTGCCGGAGGGTATTTTCGACAATGTGGAAACCATCGAAGAGCTGGACCTTTCCGCCAACAACATTGCCGAGCTGCCGAAGAACATCTTCGCCAAGACGTCGCTGGCGATCCTGCACCTGAAGCACAACAAGATCAGCAACAACGTGGACTTTGTGACGGCCGATCTGCAGAAGCTTGATGTGAGCTTCTGCCAGATACGCACGATCAACAACCAGATGTTCAAGGGCATGGAAGGACTGACCAACCTCATCCTGAAGGGTAACCACATCGAGAAGATCAAACCGATGGCGTTCATCTCGCTGAGCAGCTTGCGCCAGATCGATCTGTCGTACAACAACCTGGAGCAAATCTCGGCCCAAACGTTCATCGGCAACAAGATGCTGGATATCATCCGCATGAACAACAACCCGCGGCTGAAGCGTCTACCGAACGAAGGCTTCGAAAGCTCGTACAACGGTACGTTCAACGTGTACTTGATGGACATCTCGAACTGCGACATCTCCGAGCTGGCGGACAACACGTTCAAGACGATGCCACAGCTGACGCGGCTGAACCTGGCCTGGAACAATCTGCAGACGATCCGACCGCCGGTCATGGCGCATCTGAGCAAGCTGATGGATTTGGATCTGAGCAACAACATGATCACGGAGCTGGATGAGAAGACGTTCCAGAACAATCGCAATCTGAACTCT ttgaACCTGTCCGGTAACCAAATCTCTAGCCTGGCTAGCAAGATCTTCCACCCGCTGCAGTACCTGAGCGAGCTGGACATTAGCGACTGCGATCTGCGCACCATCTGGGACGATTCGGCCGTCAAGGCGAAGCGGGAGGAAGTTCTGCCGAACCTGAAGCGTCTGAACGCATCGTACAACGAGATCTCGGAGGTGTTTGTGTCGGATCTCGCCTCGATGGCTAAACTGCGCGTACTGGACATCCGCAACAACTCGCTGAGCTGCAACGGACGTTTCCCAACGCTGATCGATTGGCTGCAACAGAAGCAG ATCTCGATGGCCGATAACTCGCACGATCACGTAACACACGCCGAAATGAATGTTCTGCGCACGGACAACTCGGTTTCGCTGAAGCAGTGGGGACAGTTTGCCTGGGAAATTTGCCAGGGCGGTAGCGGTGATCCGGATAACACACTGTCGTACAGTGAAACGGAGGAAGACTACGACGAAGATGAGGAGGATGATTCCGAGGACGCGGATGCCGAGGTGACGGCGGACACGAACGCCAAGTCTAACAAGATTGTGGACAGCAAGAACGAGCTGGACGAATACTCGGACGAAACGGCGGACAGTGACAGTGACGACAACGACAATGCCGATGCGGACAGCGAAGACGACGAGGATGACGAGGacgcggatgatgatgatgatgaggatgaggaggaggaggatgatgtGCAGGAGCGTGAGAACATCCTGGACGCCGCCAACGGTATCCAGCAGATTGAGCAGGACATCCTTACCGGCAAGCTCAACAACaatgccgatgatgatgatgacgagtACGAGGATGACAGCGAGGGCACGAACGTGGACGACGTCGTCATACTGGAGAACGCGTCCATGTTCGCGCTGTCCACCGTTGCGCTGATGGTTAGCTGTATCGTGATCGGTAGCTTGATCATGGTGCTGCTGGTTGCAAAGATCGTCGGGCTGATCTTCAAGCGGCGCGGCGAACGCTACCGCCAGGCACTGCTTGCATCGAAGAACTCGTTCGTCTATCAGAAGCTGACGGAAGATATTGTTGCACCGAAGGTCCCGAAGGTCCATCGGTACGAACCGATCAATCAGGTGTAA